One Henriciella litoralis genomic window carries:
- the mutS gene encoding DNA mismatch repair protein MutS, producing the protein MPDTHSSQPPAKKAPTPFMAQYLDIKSGHSDALLFFRMGDFYELFFDDAVKAAEILDITLTSRGEHEGKPIPMAGVPYHAAEAYLARLIKSGQRVAVCEQTESPAEAKKRGSKSIVNRDVVRIVTPGTITEDTILPARRGQALTAIAFAAGGADAAIATCDVSTGALEISALPAENLPERLAALPVSELLVTEEDEARPLVRRALEGLRAPVTRRPARAASAKSGEAALKSAFKVAALDAFGSFTKAELAASGLLLDYLSLTQAGAAIRLDTPRRGAGTSTLSIDPATRASLEIDTAINGGRAGTLLATIDRTLTAPGARLLSDRLSRPETDAAPIGTRHDAVAFFLSEDGLRQDIRARLKAVPDLERARTRIRLGRGGPRDLKAIAVAITEGHALAAALGANETGLPRLLADAIAALDPARQPALAALAQDLTTALAEDLPTLTRDGGFIAPGWDEALDEAQTLRRDSRKIIAGLQARYADETGISALKIKFNNVLGYFIDVPARHGDALLKPPHAETFIHRQTLASNIRFSTSELSELAGRISRAEEAARTRELELFDGLCMQVETASDGICAAAGALAEIDVASAGAHWADETGAVRPDIVDTPVFEAEGLRHPVVEAALKSQGEGFTANNLTLDASGAAGPRLALVTGPNMAGKSTYLRQACLAVILAQAGFFVPAKRLVLGLADRVFSRVGASDDLSRGRSTFMVEMVETAAILSQATEHSFVILDEVGRGTSTYDGLAIAWAAVEHLHNVNGCRALFATHYHELTGLAEDLPEAANLSLRAKEWKDELVFLHDVQSGPADRSYGVQVARLAGLPARAVRRAEQVLKKLESKPDAVDALPLFAAVAEDAPAESPQHPAVQLLASIDPDSLTPREALDLIYRLKAPDES; encoded by the coding sequence ATGCCAGATACACACTCCAGTCAGCCGCCCGCAAAGAAGGCTCCAACGCCCTTTATGGCGCAGTATCTCGACATAAAGTCGGGCCACAGCGATGCCTTGCTCTTCTTCCGCATGGGCGATTTCTACGAGCTGTTTTTCGATGATGCGGTAAAAGCGGCCGAGATCCTCGACATTACGCTGACCTCGCGCGGCGAGCATGAGGGCAAGCCGATCCCGATGGCCGGCGTGCCCTATCATGCGGCCGAAGCCTATCTCGCCCGCCTCATCAAATCAGGTCAGCGCGTCGCCGTCTGCGAGCAGACAGAGAGCCCGGCCGAAGCGAAAAAACGCGGCTCCAAATCCATTGTAAACCGGGACGTCGTTCGTATCGTCACGCCCGGAACCATTACAGAAGACACGATTTTGCCGGCGCGCCGCGGACAGGCACTGACGGCCATCGCCTTTGCTGCGGGCGGCGCTGATGCGGCCATCGCGACATGTGATGTTTCAACCGGCGCGCTGGAGATCAGCGCCTTGCCCGCCGAAAACCTTCCAGAACGTCTCGCCGCCTTGCCGGTCAGTGAGCTTCTGGTCACCGAGGAAGACGAAGCCCGCCCATTGGTGCGCCGCGCGCTTGAAGGCTTGCGTGCGCCCGTGACCCGTCGCCCGGCCCGTGCGGCGTCGGCCAAATCCGGAGAAGCCGCCCTCAAATCGGCCTTCAAGGTCGCCGCCCTCGATGCCTTTGGCAGCTTCACAAAAGCCGAGCTCGCCGCCTCGGGTCTACTGCTCGATTATCTGAGCCTCACACAGGCTGGCGCGGCAATACGCCTCGACACGCCCCGCCGCGGCGCAGGCACGTCAACGCTGTCCATTGACCCGGCGACCCGCGCCAGCCTCGAAATCGACACTGCCATCAATGGTGGGCGCGCGGGCACCCTGCTCGCCACCATTGATCGCACGCTGACCGCGCCCGGCGCGCGCCTCCTGTCGGACCGTCTTTCGCGCCCGGAAACGGACGCAGCCCCGATTGGCACGCGCCATGACGCGGTTGCCTTCTTCCTGTCCGAAGACGGCCTCCGCCAGGACATTCGCGCCCGCCTGAAGGCCGTGCCGGACCTTGAGCGCGCCCGCACCCGTATCCGCCTTGGACGCGGCGGCCCGCGAGACCTGAAAGCCATTGCCGTCGCCATCACAGAAGGCCACGCGCTCGCCGCGGCACTGGGCGCAAACGAAACCGGCCTGCCTCGCCTCCTCGCAGACGCCATCGCCGCGCTGGACCCGGCCCGCCAACCAGCCTTGGCCGCACTGGCGCAGGATCTGACAACCGCACTGGCCGAAGATCTCCCCACCCTCACACGCGATGGCGGCTTCATCGCCCCCGGCTGGGACGAAGCGCTGGACGAAGCCCAGACGCTGCGCCGTGACAGCCGCAAGATCATTGCCGGACTACAGGCCCGCTATGCCGACGAGACGGGCATCAGCGCGCTGAAGATCAAATTCAACAATGTCCTTGGCTATTTTATCGACGTCCCGGCCCGTCATGGCGACGCCCTGCTAAAGCCGCCACATGCCGAAACCTTCATTCACCGCCAGACCCTCGCATCGAATATCCGCTTTTCGACCAGCGAACTGTCGGAACTGGCGGGCCGTATCTCGCGCGCCGAAGAAGCGGCCCGCACCCGTGAGCTTGAGCTGTTCGACGGTCTTTGCATGCAGGTCGAGACCGCTTCGGACGGCATCTGCGCCGCCGCTGGCGCGCTTGCCGAAATCGATGTGGCGAGCGCTGGCGCCCACTGGGCCGATGAAACTGGCGCGGTGCGGCCTGACATTGTCGACACGCCGGTCTTTGAAGCAGAGGGCCTCCGCCATCCCGTCGTTGAAGCCGCGCTCAAATCTCAAGGCGAAGGCTTCACAGCCAATAATCTGACACTGGATGCCAGCGGCGCGGCCGGCCCGCGTCTCGCGCTCGTCACCGGCCCCAACATGGCCGGTAAATCCACCTATCTGCGTCAGGCCTGTCTCGCCGTGATCCTCGCGCAGGCCGGGTTCTTCGTGCCCGCCAAGCGGCTTGTGCTTGGCCTCGCTGACCGGGTATTCTCCCGCGTCGGGGCCTCTGATGACCTCTCGCGCGGACGCTCCACCTTTATGGTTGAGATGGTCGAGACCGCCGCCATTCTCAGCCAGGCAACCGAGCACAGCTTTGTCATCCTCGATGAAGTTGGCCGCGGCACCTCCACTTATGACGGCCTCGCCATTGCCTGGGCCGCGGTGGAACACCTTCACAATGTAAATGGCTGCCGCGCCCTCTTCGCCACGCATTACCATGAGCTGACAGGCCTCGCCGAAGACTTGCCTGAAGCGGCCAACCTCTCGCTGCGCGCCAAGGAGTGGAAAGATGAGCTGGTCTTCCTGCACGATGTTCAGTCCGGCCCGGCTGATCGCTCCTATGGCGTTCAGGTCGCGCGGCTGGCCGGCCTTCCGGCGCGTGCCGTGCGCCGCGCAGAGCAGGTCTTGAAGAAGCTGGAATCCAAACCCGACGCGGTCGATGCTCTGCCGCTATTCGCAGCCGTCGCCGAAGACGCGCCAGCTGAGAGCCCTCAGCATCCAGCCGTTCAGCTGCTCGCATCGATTGATCCAGACAGCCTCACTCCGCGCGAAGCGCTCGACCTCATCTATCGCTTGAAGGCCCCGGACGAGAGCTGA
- a CDS encoding NADP-dependent malic enzyme, producing the protein MTSKRPTFTDKEALDFHSQPQPGKLSIAPTKPMATQRDLSLAYSPGVAVPVKAIAENKDLAFEYTSKGNMVAVISNGTAILGLGDLGAMASKPVMEGKSVLFKRFADVDSIDVEVTTTDTEEFITTVRNIGETWGGINLEDIASPECFIIESRLREELDVPVFHDDQHGTAIIAAAGLINACHITGRELKDVKVAVSGAGAAGLSCAGLIRHLGVRPENILMCDSRGVVYEGRTEKMDQFKSAFAVKTEKRTLTEAMEGADVLLGLSIAGAVTKEMIAGMAKDPIIFAMANPDPEITPEEIKQVRDDAIIATGRSDYPNQVNNVLGFPYIFRGALDVRARSINEEMKVAAAQALAELAREDVPDEVAAAYHGSRPQFGREYIIPTPFDPRLISFIPPFVAQAAMDTGVARTPIEDMDEYRRKLARRLDPTASFLQGVQAAVREKKPRIVFAEGEEPSVVRAAYSFKNQGLGEPILIGRENEVNRSMQQMGVPEGSLEIINARLSDRNPEYTDYLYDRLKRQGYLRRDVQRLVNQDRNIFGSCMLKFGDADGMVTGVTRNYDVALKDVQLVLDPIPQKQVIGMSMVINQGKTVFIADTSITELPVAEDLVGIACEAASSVSSLGFIPRVAFVSYSTFGNPMGERAEKVREAVAMLDARDDIKFEYEGDISVDTAMNPNHKMIYPFSRLTGPANVLVMPAIHSAAIATRLLTSMSRATVIGPILLGFEKPVQIASLGATVSDITNLATFAAFDIDQLGHIKPATD; encoded by the coding sequence ATGACGTCAAAGCGTCCGACATTTACCGACAAGGAAGCGCTCGACTTCCACAGCCAACCGCAACCCGGAAAGCTGTCGATCGCGCCCACGAAGCCCATGGCGACGCAGCGGGATCTGTCGCTAGCCTACAGTCCGGGTGTCGCGGTGCCTGTGAAGGCGATCGCGGAAAACAAGGACCTTGCTTTCGAGTACACCTCGAAGGGCAATATGGTCGCCGTGATTTCCAATGGCACGGCCATTCTGGGCCTGGGTGATCTTGGGGCGATGGCCTCCAAGCCCGTCATGGAAGGCAAGTCGGTGCTGTTCAAGCGCTTTGCCGACGTCGACTCCATCGATGTCGAAGTGACGACGACCGACACAGAAGAGTTCATCACAACGGTCCGCAATATTGGCGAGACCTGGGGCGGCATCAACCTCGAGGACATTGCGTCCCCTGAGTGTTTCATCATCGAGAGCCGTCTTCGCGAAGAGCTGGACGTTCCGGTCTTCCACGATGACCAGCATGGCACGGCGATTATCGCTGCCGCCGGCCTCATCAATGCGTGTCACATTACCGGACGTGAGCTGAAAGACGTGAAAGTCGCCGTTTCAGGCGCTGGCGCGGCAGGGCTCTCCTGCGCGGGTCTTATCCGTCATCTGGGCGTGCGCCCGGAAAACATCCTGATGTGCGACTCCCGCGGGGTCGTTTATGAAGGCCGCACCGAGAAGATGGACCAGTTCAAGTCTGCCTTCGCTGTGAAGACCGAAAAACGCACCCTGACCGAAGCGATGGAGGGCGCGGACGTCTTGCTCGGCCTGTCGATTGCGGGGGCGGTGACCAAGGAAATGATTGCGGGCATGGCGAAAGACCCGATTATTTTCGCGATGGCCAATCCGGACCCGGAAATTACGCCGGAAGAGATCAAGCAGGTGCGCGATGACGCGATTATCGCAACCGGCCGGTCCGATTATCCCAACCAGGTCAACAATGTTCTGGGCTTCCCATACATCTTCCGCGGTGCGCTGGACGTTCGGGCGCGCAGCATCAATGAAGAGATGAAGGTTGCCGCGGCGCAGGCGCTCGCGGAGCTCGCGCGCGAGGATGTGCCCGACGAAGTGGCCGCAGCCTATCACGGCTCGCGTCCGCAATTTGGCCGGGAATATATCATCCCGACGCCGTTCGACCCGCGTCTCATCAGCTTCATTCCGCCATTCGTCGCGCAGGCCGCGATGGACACCGGCGTGGCACGTACGCCGATCGAGGACATGGACGAGTATCGCCGCAAGCTGGCGCGCCGTCTGGACCCGACCGCCTCCTTCCTGCAGGGCGTGCAAGCCGCTGTTCGCGAGAAGAAGCCGCGTATCGTGTTTGCAGAGGGCGAGGAGCCATCCGTCGTGCGGGCGGCCTATTCGTTCAAGAACCAGGGCCTCGGCGAGCCGATCCTCATCGGCCGCGAGAACGAGGTGAACCGGTCCATGCAGCAGATGGGTGTGCCGGAAGGCTCGCTCGAAATCATCAATGCGCGCCTGTCCGACCGTAATCCGGAATATACCGATTATCTCTATGACCGTCTGAAGCGTCAGGGCTATCTGCGCCGCGACGTGCAGCGTCTGGTCAATCAGGACCGGAACATCTTCGGTTCGTGCATGCTGAAGTTTGGCGATGCCGACGGCATGGTGACTGGCGTGACGCGGAACTATGATGTCGCGCTGAAAGATGTGCAGCTCGTCCTCGACCCGATCCCGCAAAAGCAGGTGATCGGCATGTCCATGGTGATCAACCAGGGCAAGACGGTCTTCATCGCCGATACCAGCATTACAGAGCTGCCGGTCGCTGAAGACCTGGTCGGGATTGCCTGTGAAGCGGCAAGCTCTGTTTCGAGCCTCGGCTTTATCCCTCGCGTGGCTTTCGTGTCCTATTCGACCTTCGGCAATCCGATGGGCGAGCGTGCGGAAAAGGTGCGTGAAGCGGTCGCGATGCTCGATGCGCGCGATGATATCAAGTTCGAGTATGAAGGCGATATCTCCGTCGATACGGCGATGAACCCGAACCACAAGATGATCTATCCGTTCTCGCGCCTCACCGGCCCGGCGAACGTGCTTGTGATGCCAGCGATCCACTCAGCGGCGATTGCGACCCGGTTGCTCACCTCAATGAGCCGCGCGACCGTGATCGGGCCGATCCTGCTCGGCTTCGAGAAGCCGGTGCAGATCGCTTCGCTGGGGGCGACCGTGTCGGATATCACCAATCTGGCGACGTTCGCGGCGTTCGATATCGACCAGCTCGGCCACATCAAACCGGCGACCGATTAA